A region of Sulfitobacter faviae DNA encodes the following proteins:
- a CDS encoding DNA topoisomerase IV subunit A: protein MGDRYLTYALSTIMHRALPDARDGLKPVHRRILYAMRELRLSSTGGFRKSAKISGDVMGNYHPHGDAAIYDAMARLAQDFNVRYPLVDGQGNFGNIDGDNPAASRYTEARMTAVAEAMLEGLNENAVDFRENYDGTLTEPVVLPAQFPNLLANGSSGIAVGMATNIPPHNIAELCDACIHLIKTPDARDDTLLNYVPGPDFPTGGIIVEPPENIANAYRTGRGSFRLRCRWEVEDLGRGAWQIVVTEIPYQVQKSKLIEKIAELIQTKKIPILADIRDESAEDIRMIIEPRSKNVDPNVLMGMLFRNSDLEVRFSLNMNVLIDGQTPKVCSLKEVLRAFLDHRREVLQRRSRHRMDKIDHRLEVLQGLITAFLNLDRVIEIIRYDEDPKAALMYEDWSRAHQDTLTRAMDEAAYVSPLAGVDVSKLAVIADAEAQATGVLAESGDTRAIPHSYAGRENGLSDVQAEAILNMRLRSLRRLEEDALVAERDALMTERAGLEDLLESEDLQWSTIADQLRTTKKQFGKDWVIDGVKRGQRLTEFDTAGEVEDVPIEAMIDREPITVVCSQMGWIRAMTGHIDLNRELKFKDGDGPRFIFHAETTDRLLVFGSNGRFYTVSAANLPGGRGMGEPLRLMVDLPNEVQIVSLFIHQPGRKLLVASTAGDGFVVPEDDVVAQTRSGKQVLNVRGEGVTALVCHPVTGDSVATVGENRKVLVFGLDELPEMGRGKGVRLQKFKDGGLSDAITFTREAGLTWQDPAGRTRTEADLAEWTGKRASSGRMAPRGFPRDNKFT, encoded by the coding sequence TTGGGGGATCGTTACCTGACCTATGCGCTGAGCACGATCATGCACCGGGCGCTGCCCGATGCGCGCGACGGGCTGAAGCCGGTGCACCGCCGCATCCTCTACGCCATGCGCGAGCTGCGGCTGTCGTCCACCGGGGGCTTCCGCAAATCGGCCAAGATCTCGGGCGACGTGATGGGTAACTATCACCCGCATGGCGATGCCGCGATTTACGACGCGATGGCGCGTCTGGCGCAGGATTTCAACGTGCGCTACCCGCTGGTCGACGGGCAGGGCAACTTCGGCAACATCGACGGCGACAACCCGGCGGCCTCGCGCTACACCGAGGCGCGGATGACCGCCGTGGCCGAGGCCATGCTGGAGGGGTTGAACGAGAACGCCGTCGACTTCCGCGAAAACTACGATGGCACGCTGACCGAGCCGGTGGTGCTGCCCGCGCAGTTCCCGAACCTTCTGGCCAATGGCTCCTCGGGCATCGCCGTGGGCATGGCCACGAACATTCCGCCGCATAACATCGCCGAGCTTTGCGACGCCTGTATCCACTTGATCAAGACGCCGGATGCGCGTGACGACACGCTCTTAAATTATGTCCCCGGCCCGGATTTCCCCACCGGTGGCATCATCGTCGAGCCGCCCGAGAACATCGCCAACGCCTATCGCACGGGCCGCGGCTCCTTCCGGCTGCGCTGCCGTTGGGAGGTCGAGGATCTGGGCCGCGGGGCCTGGCAGATTGTTGTCACCGAGATTCCCTATCAGGTCCAGAAGTCCAAGCTGATCGAGAAGATCGCCGAGCTGATCCAGACCAAGAAGATCCCGATTCTCGCCGACATCCGCGACGAATCCGCCGAAGACATCCGCATGATCATCGAGCCGCGGTCCAAGAACGTCGATCCGAACGTGCTCATGGGCATGCTGTTCCGCAACTCGGACCTTGAGGTGCGATTCTCGCTCAACATGAACGTGCTGATCGACGGGCAGACGCCCAAGGTCTGCTCGCTCAAGGAAGTGCTGCGCGCTTTCCTCGACCACCGTCGTGAGGTGCTGCAACGCCGCTCGCGGCACCGGATGGACAAGATCGACCACCGGCTTGAGGTGTTGCAGGGCCTGATCACGGCGTTTCTGAACCTCGACCGGGTGATCGAGATCATCCGCTACGACGAGGACCCCAAGGCCGCGTTGATGTACGAGGACTGGAGCCGTGCGCATCAAGACACGCTGACCCGCGCCATGGACGAGGCCGCCTATGTCTCGCCGCTGGCCGGGGTTGATGTGTCGAAACTGGCGGTCATCGCTGATGCCGAGGCGCAGGCCACCGGCGTGCTGGCCGAGAGTGGTGACACCCGCGCGATCCCGCACAGCTACGCAGGCCGCGAGAACGGGCTGTCGGACGTGCAGGCCGAGGCGATTCTCAACATGCGCCTGCGGTCCTTGCGGCGTCTGGAGGAAGACGCGCTGGTGGCCGAGCGTGATGCGCTGATGACCGAGCGTGCGGGCCTCGAAGACCTGCTGGAAAGCGAGGACCTGCAATGGTCCACCATTGCCGACCAGCTGCGCACGACGAAAAAGCAGTTCGGCAAGGACTGGGTGATCGACGGTGTCAAACGCGGCCAGCGTCTGACCGAGTTCGACACCGCCGGAGAGGTCGAGGACGTGCCGATCGAGGCGATGATCGACCGCGAGCCGATCACCGTGGTCTGCAGCCAGATGGGCTGGATCCGCGCCATGACCGGCCATATCGACCTGAACCGCGAGTTGAAGTTCAAGGACGGCGACGGCCCGCGCTTCATCTTTCATGCCGAGACGACGGACCGGCTGCTAGTCTTCGGCTCGAACGGACGCTTCTACACTGTCTCCGCCGCCAACCTGCCCGGCGGGCGCGGCATGGGCGAGCCGCTGCGCCTGATGGTCGACCTGCCTAATGAGGTGCAGATCGTCTCGCTCTTTATCCACCAGCCGGGGCGCAAGCTTTTGGTGGCCTCCACGGCGGGCGACGGGTTCGTCGTGCCCGAGGATGACGTTGTGGCCCAGACCCGCAGCGGCAAGCAGGTGCTGAACGTGCGCGGCGAGGGGGTCACGGCGCTGGTCTGTCACCCCGTCACCGGCGATAGCGTCGCCACTGTGGGCGAGAACCGCAAGGTGCTGGTCTTCGGCCTTGATGAACTGCCTGAGATGGGCCGGGGCAAGGGCGTGCGGCTGCAGAAGTTCAAGGACGGCGGCCTGTCGGATGCCATCACCTTCACCCGCGAGGCGGGTCTCACTTGGCAGGACCCGGCGGGCCGCACGCGGACCGAGGCTGATCTGGCCGAATGGACCGGCAAGCGCGCAAGTTCGGGCCGCATGGCGCCCCGCGGCTTCCCGCGCGACAATAAATTCACGTGA
- the tuf gene encoding elongation factor Tu: MAKAKFERTKPHVNIGTIGHVDHGKTTLTAAITKYFGDFQAYDQIDGAPEEKARGITISTAHVEYETENRHYAHVDCPGHADYVKNMITGAAQMDGAILVVNAADGPMPQTREHILLGRQVGIPAMVVFMNKVDQVDDEELLELVEMEIRELLSSYDYPGDDIPVVAGSALAAMEGNKPEIGEESIKKLMAEVDAYIPTPERAVDQPFLMPVEDVFSISGRGTVVTGRVERGVINVGDEIEIVGIRDTKKTTCTGVEMFRKLLDRGEAGDNIGALLRGVERDGVERGQVLCKPGSVTPHTKFEAEAYILTKEEGGRHTPFFANYRPQFYFRTTDVTGTVQLAEGTEMVMPGDNVSFGVELIAPIAMENGLRFAIREGGRTVGAGVVSKITE, from the coding sequence ATGGCAAAGGCAAAGTTTGAACGCACCAAACCGCACGTCAACATCGGCACGATCGGCCACGTTGACCACGGTAAAACCACGCTGACCGCGGCGATCACCAAGTACTTCGGTGACTTCCAAGCGTATGACCAGATCGACGGCGCGCCCGAAGAGAAGGCCCGCGGCATCACCATCTCGACCGCGCACGTTGAGTATGAGACCGAGAACCGTCACTACGCCCACGTCGACTGCCCCGGCCACGCTGACTATGTGAAAAACATGATCACCGGTGCGGCGCAGATGGACGGCGCGATCCTGGTTGTGAACGCGGCCGACGGCCCGATGCCCCAGACCCGCGAGCACATCCTGCTCGGCCGTCAGGTTGGCATCCCCGCCATGGTCGTCTTCATGAACAAAGTTGACCAGGTCGACGACGAAGAGCTGCTCGAGCTCGTCGAGATGGAAATCCGCGAACTGCTGTCCTCCTACGACTACCCCGGCGACGACATTCCCGTTGTTGCAGGTTCCGCTCTGGCGGCGATGGAAGGCAACAAGCCCGAGATCGGTGAAGAGTCGATCAAGAAGCTGATGGCCGAAGTTGACGCCTACATCCCGACACCTGAGCGTGCCGTGGACCAGCCCTTCCTGATGCCCGTCGAAGACGTCTTCTCGATCTCTGGCCGTGGTACCGTTGTGACCGGCCGTGTCGAGCGTGGCGTGATCAACGTTGGCGACGAAATCGAGATCGTCGGCATCCGCGACACCAAGAAAACCACCTGCACCGGCGTGGAAATGTTCCGCAAGCTGCTGGACCGTGGTGAAGCGGGCGACAACATCGGCGCCCTGCTGCGCGGCGTTGAGCGTGACGGCGTTGAGCGCGGTCAGGTTCTCTGCAAGCCCGGCTCCGTGACACCGCACACCAAGTTCGAAGCCGAAGCCTATATCCTCACCAAAGAGGAAGGTGGCCGTCACACGCCGTTCTTCGCGAACTACCGTCCGCAGTTCTACTTCCGTACAACTGACGTGACCGGCACCGTTCAGCTGGCAGAAGGCACCGAGATGGTCATGCCCGGCGACAACGTGTCCTTCGGCGTTGAGCTGATCGCACCGATCGCCATGGAAAACGGCCTGCGCTTCGCGATCCGCGAAGGTGGCCGGACTGTTGGCGCGGGCGTCGTTTCCAAAATCACTGAGTGA
- a CDS encoding DUF892 family protein, translated as MTMNNLKDVYTDQLQDLYSACKQSLEATNALGRAAEDKELSEALIDGSNGIAKGMDVLKSICAKHDLDPEGEHCHGMEGLVKEAHKHVLEEDFGDSDARDAMIITQYQRMVHYALAGYGCVVAFANRLGENEDGAQLQEQLDHTYDGDRRMTEIATKGGVNADAA; from the coding sequence ATGACTATGAACAATCTCAAAGACGTTTACACCGACCAACTGCAAGACCTCTATTCTGCCTGCAAGCAATCGCTCGAAGCGACCAACGCTCTGGGCCGCGCGGCGGAGGACAAGGAACTTAGCGAAGCGCTGATCGACGGCAGTAATGGAATCGCCAAGGGCATGGATGTGCTGAAGTCCATCTGCGCGAAACATGACCTCGACCCAGAAGGCGAGCACTGCCACGGGATGGAAGGCCTTGTGAAAGAGGCGCATAAACATGTGCTGGAGGAAGATTTTGGCGACAGCGATGCCCGCGATGCCATGATCATCACGCAGTATCAGCGGATGGTGCACTATGCTCTGGCGGGCTACGGCTGCGTTGTCGCCTTCGCCAACCGTCTGGGCGAAAACGAAGATGGTGCACAACTTCAGGAGCAGCTTGATCACACCTATGATGGCGACCGCCGCATGACTGAGATCGCGACCAAAGGTGGCGTGAACGCTGACGCCGCTTGA
- the secE gene encoding preprotein translocase subunit SecE, with translation MATTNPLQFIQQVRTEVAKVVWPTKREVMLTTVMVFILAALTAVFFAIVDILIRGGLQQILGMFG, from the coding sequence ATGGCCACCACCAATCCGCTTCAGTTCATCCAGCAGGTTCGCACCGAAGTTGCAAAGGTTGTTTGGCCGACAAAGCGCGAAGTGATGCTGACCACGGTGATGGTCTTTATCCTTGCGGCGCTGACGGCGGTTTTCTTTGCAATTGTCGATATCCTGATCCGCGGCGGCTTGCAGCAGATCCTTGGGATGTTCGGCTGA
- the nusG gene encoding transcription termination/antitermination protein NusG, whose translation MAKRWYSVSVLSNFEKKIAEQIRASVAEQELEDQIDEVLVPTEEVIEVRRGKKVTTERRFMPGYVLVHMEMSDAGYHLINSINRVTGFLGPQGRPMPMRDAEVQAILGRVQEGEEAPRTLIHFEVGEKVKVADGPFEDFDGMIEEVDDENQRLKVSVSIFGRETPVELEFTQVNKQV comes from the coding sequence ATGGCAAAACGGTGGTATTCGGTCAGTGTCCTGTCGAACTTCGAAAAGAAGATCGCCGAGCAGATTCGCGCGTCCGTGGCCGAGCAGGAACTTGAAGACCAGATCGACGAAGTGCTGGTGCCCACCGAAGAGGTGATCGAGGTCCGGCGCGGCAAGAAGGTGACAACCGAGCGTCGCTTCATGCCCGGCTATGTGCTGGTGCATATGGAAATGTCCGACGCGGGCTACCACCTGATCAACTCGATCAACCGCGTCACCGGGTTCCTTGGCCCGCAGGGCCGCCCGATGCCGATGCGCGATGCCGAGGTTCAGGCGATCCTGGGTCGCGTGCAGGAAGGCGAAGAAGCGCCGCGCACGCTGATCCACTTCGAGGTCGGTGAGAAAGTCAAAGTCGCCGATGGTCCGTTTGAGGATTTCGACGGCATGATCGAAGAGGTCGACGACGAGAACCAGCGTCTCAAGGTTTCGGTCTCGATCTTTGGCCGGGAGACCCCGGTCGAATTGGAATTCACTCAGGTCAACAAACAGGTCTGA
- the rplK gene encoding 50S ribosomal protein L11 — MAKKLVGTMKLQVKAGQANPSPPVGPALGQRGINIMEFCKAFNAKTADMEPGAPCPTVISYYQDKSFTMDIKTPPASYYLKKAAKVNSGAKTPSRETVGTVTTKQLREIAEAKAADLSANDVEAAMKIILGSAKSMGIEVK; from the coding sequence ATGGCCAAGAAACTCGTCGGTACGATGAAGTTGCAAGTTAAAGCGGGTCAAGCAAACCCGTCCCCGCCCGTGGGTCCCGCCCTCGGTCAGCGCGGCATCAACATCATGGAATTCTGCAAGGCGTTCAACGCCAAGACCGCAGACATGGAGCCGGGCGCACCGTGCCCCACCGTGATCAGCTACTATCAGGACAAGTCCTTCACCATGGACATCAAGACGCCCCCGGCGTCCTACTACCTGAAGAAAGCTGCCAAGGTGAACTCCGGCGCGAAAACGCCGAGCCGCGAGACTGTCGGCACCGTGACCACCAAGCAGCTGCGCGAGATCGCAGAAGCAAAAGCCGCCGACCTGTCCGCGAACGACGTGGAAGCGGCGATGAAAATCATCCTGGGCTCCGCGAAGTCCATGGGCATCGAGGTGAAGTAA
- the rplA gene encoding 50S ribosomal protein L1, protein MAKIGKRTRAAREAFAGKEEITVEEAVSLIKSNASAKFDETIEIAMNLGVDPRHADQMVRGVVGLPNGTGKTMRVAVFARGAKAEEAEKAGADIVGAEDLMETVQSGKIDFDRCIATPDMMPIVGRLGKVLGPRNLMPNPKVGTVTMDVADAVKAAKGGEVQFKAEKGGVVHAGVGKLSFDEAKLVENIRAFVGAVSKAKPAGAKGTYMKKINLSSTMGPGVSVAVENATAE, encoded by the coding sequence ATGGCTAAAATTGGAAAACGCACCCGCGCCGCCCGTGAAGCTTTTGCTGGCAAAGAAGAGATCACCGTTGAAGAAGCGGTAAGCCTCATCAAATCGAACGCCAGCGCGAAGTTCGACGAGACCATCGAGATCGCGATGAACCTCGGTGTTGACCCGCGTCACGCGGACCAGATGGTCCGTGGTGTTGTCGGCCTGCCCAACGGCACCGGCAAAACCATGCGCGTTGCCGTCTTCGCCCGTGGCGCGAAAGCTGAAGAAGCCGAAAAGGCGGGCGCAGATATCGTTGGCGCAGAAGACCTGATGGAAACCGTGCAGTCCGGCAAGATCGACTTTGATCGTTGCATCGCGACACCTGACATGATGCCGATCGTTGGCCGTCTGGGTAAAGTGCTCGGCCCGCGCAACCTGATGCCGAACCCCAAGGTTGGCACCGTGACCATGGACGTCGCCGACGCCGTGAAAGCGGCCAAGGGTGGTGAAGTGCAGTTCAAAGCCGAAAAGGGCGGTGTCGTCCACGCAGGCGTTGGCAAACTGTCCTTCGACGAAGCCAAGCTGGTTGAGAACATCCGTGCCTTCGTCGGCGCCGTGTCCAAAGCCAAGCCGGCGGGTGCCAAAGGCACCTACATGAAAAAGATCAACCTGAGCTCCACAATGGGCCCGGGCGTGTCGGTCGCTGTCGAGAACGCGACTGCCGAGTGA
- the rplJ gene encoding 50S ribosomal protein L10 codes for MDRAQKEQLVDELGQIFESSGVVVVSHYVGLTVAEMQDLRARARAAGGAVRVAKNRLAKIALEGKPCESIADLLTGMTVLTYSEDPVAAAKVAQEFAKENSKLVILGGAMGENALDAAGVEAVSKMPSREELISSIAGMLGAPASNIAGAIGAPASNIASILSTIEDKAAA; via the coding sequence GTGGATAGAGCACAAAAAGAACAGTTGGTCGACGAACTCGGCCAAATCTTTGAAAGCTCTGGCGTCGTTGTGGTTAGCCACTACGTCGGTTTGACAGTTGCCGAAATGCAGGACCTTCGGGCGCGCGCACGCGCAGCCGGCGGGGCCGTGCGTGTTGCCAAAAACAGGCTCGCCAAGATCGCCCTTGAGGGCAAGCCATGCGAAAGCATTGCTGACCTTCTGACGGGTATGACCGTTCTGACCTACTCTGAGGATCCTGTGGCCGCGGCCAAGGTTGCTCAGGAGTTCGCCAAGGAAAACAGCAAGCTTGTTATCCTCGGCGGCGCAATGGGTGAGAACGCGTTGGACGCCGCCGGTGTCGAAGCCGTGTCGAAAATGCCGTCGCGCGAGGAGCTTATCTCCTCCATCGCGGGCATGCTCGGCGCACCTGCTTCGAACATCGCCGGGGCCATTGGCGCACCTGCAAGCAACATCGCATCCATCTTGTCCACCATCGAGGACAAGGCGGCTGCGTAA
- the rplL gene encoding 50S ribosomal protein L7/L12, protein MADLKKLAEDIVGLTLLEAQELKTILKDEYGIEPAAGGAVMMAGPAEGGAAEEEKTEFDVVLKNAGASKINVIKEVRGITGLGLKEAKDLVEAGGKIKEGVDKAEAEDIKGKLEAAGAEVELA, encoded by the coding sequence ATGGCTGATCTGAAAAAACTGGCAGAAGACATCGTTGGTCTGACCCTGCTTGAAGCACAAGAACTGAAAACCATCCTGAAAGACGAGTACGGCATCGAGCCCGCCGCTGGCGGCGCAGTGATGATGGCCGGCCCTGCTGAAGGCGGCGCTGCCGAAGAAGAAAAGACCGAATTCGACGTCGTTCTGAAGAACGCCGGCGCATCCAAGATCAACGTGATCAAGGAAGTCCGCGGCATCACAGGTCTCGGCCTGAAAGAAGCCAAAGACCTGGTCGAAGCCGGTGGCAAGATCAAAGAAGGCGTCGACAAAGCCGAAGCCGAAGACATCAAAGGCAAGCTGGAAGCAGCTGGCGCCGAAGTCGAGCTGGCCTAA